The following are encoded in a window of Capricornis sumatraensis isolate serow.1 chromosome 7, serow.2, whole genome shotgun sequence genomic DNA:
- the SH3TC1 gene encoding SH3 domain and tetratricopeptide repeat-containing protein 1 isoform X1, producing MEGPAEPAPRGKGPVGPSGSSGNCGVREAAKSTSVIWEQPQPKEAKATVRGGPCSATDAAPASGVSQRAAGPSPGQMGSCPTDLTLQLLAVRRKSGLPDPNLQQALRGRLRLLENESCEVARALGELSARLLSIHSDQDRMVVTFKTFEEIWKFSTYHALGFTHHCLENLLMDQAFWLLEPDEDQETAIQVQVDADALRLAYESLLVQEGPFFVLCPDHHVRVRNGPQPLKRPPRGPQADAATALDPSAPSPGTSSEEEGAAAATLEPLIPFHQWALRVPKDSVNDPLGGPVAPDVQLMATGQALAVADCQGSGPEEMTFRSGDHIEILGAQVPGLPWCLGRHAASGQVGFVRTSLIRVQGQASDLENVIFLSEEERSFFSREGRFSEEEARQLLRRTSSTNVCTVYSLDTSEEAETQQQQEEKEMSPPCLNPEPQEILQMVKNVLEQCKSCQGCPKEPGSPGVHRASSGAGLPDTEEPSCLDVGDDWADPEALGSQLLFLDAPGFQAGFQGLYDLSPPALSGVFGGFSDEEELVRWLAEARGVAKKAGLPMALARLCFLLGRLCVRQLKLSQARVYFEEALGVLGGRFGDLVLVAAVYTSLASVHLRQKSKEKCAQVVPKALALLLGTPSHGGSSEAGSGLLSLALRRAIGSRSPQAEARACFLLAKHHARLKQPEEALPFLERLLLLLPGAAGTPGASWPMDCYLLLGGIYSQRCLPHLALSCIRVASLRAQGSLRSALRSAALVLQNSPRLPVLPAQLAHYLRRALASPASGSGRALHGPVYASLAQLYSQHGWQGRAIAFMVQAVETDARLGGRTVVDHLVALAWLHVLHRQSPAALGILESLLEAAVATPDQEGLIANMTAVALKRTGRTRRAAEGYYRALRVARRLGRPRNEAVVLANFGALCLQTGAGGLAQHYLLEAVKLFSRLPGREGGPDFTRVLLRLGDLCTRRALARQARCYYEWAFLVAVEMDHWESQLLAVQRLCHFYGTVVPNEARCVVYHEFQLSLARRANDKVLEGQLLEAISQLYLSLGTERAYRSALEYTKRSLGVFIDLLKKDKEAHAWLQAGRIYYALRQSELVDLYIQAAQNAALYTGDPGLGLQLFEEAGDIFFNGAWDREKAVSFYRDRALPLAVSTGSREAELRLCNKLSALLAEMETPQEGLEFAHTALALSLTLGDRLNQRVACHRLAALHHRLGHSELAEHFYLKALSLCTSPLEFDEEPLYYVKVYLALGDIIFYDLKDPLDAAGYYQLALAAAVDLGSKRAQMKLCARLASVYHHSLLDREMSLFFYQKARAFATELSVRRGHLVPGPPS from the exons GACCCTGCTCTGCTACTGACGCTGCTCCGGCCTCTGGTGTCTCTCAGCGGGCTGCTGGGCCCTCCCCTGGCCAGATGGGGTCCTGCCCCACAG ACCTGACCTTGCAGCTGCTGGCGGTGCGGCGAAAGAGCGGGCTGCCCGACCCCAACCTGCAACAGGCCCTACGGGGCCGGCTCCGCCTGCTGGAGAATGAGAGCTGCGAGGTGGCCCGTGCCCTCGGG GAGCTGTCGGCCAGGCTGCTGTCCATCCACAGTGACCAGGACCGGATGGTGGTGACATTTAAGACGTTTGAAGAAATCTGGAAGTTTTCCACCTACCACGCTCTCG GCTTCACTCATCACTGCCTGGAGAACCTGCTCATGGACCAGGCCTTCTGGCTGCTCGAGCCTGACGAGGACCAGGAGACGGCCATCCAGGTCCAGGTGGATGCGGACGCCTTGAGGCTGGCGTACGAGAGCCTCCTCGTCCAGGAAG GGCCTTTCTTCGTCCTGTGTCCTGACCACCACGTGAGAGTGAGGAATGGCCCCCAGCCCCTCAAGCGGCCTCCGAGGGGTCCTCAGGCAGACGCGGCCACTGCACTGGACCCTTCAGCCCCGAGTCCCGGCACGTCCtcggaggaggagggggcagcgGCGGCCACTCTGGAGCCGTTGATTCCGTTCCATCA GTGGGCGCTCAGGGTCCCCAAGGACTCCGTCAATGACCCCCTGGGTGGACCCGTGGCGCCGGACGTCCAGCTGATGG CCACAGGCCAGGCCTTGGCCGTAGCGGACTGCCAGGGCTCAGGGCCCGAAGAGATGACCTTCCGAAGCGGCGACCACATTGAGATCCTGGGCGCTCAGGTGCCCGGCCTGCCCTGGTGCCTGGGCCGGCACGCGGCCTCTGGCCAGGTCGGGTTTGTGCGGACGAGCCTCATCCGTGTGCAGGGCCAGGCGTCTGA cttggaaaatgtgatttttctcaGTGAAGAAGAAAGGTCTTTCTTTAGCCGTGAAGGACGCTTTTCCGAGGAGGAGGCCAGGCAGCTGCTGAGAAGGACATCCAGCACGAATGTCTGCACGGTGTACAGCCTGG ACACATCAGAAGAAGCtgagacgcagcagcagcaggaagaaaaaG AAATGTCCCCGCCTTGCCTGAACCCAGAGCCACAGGAGATCCTGCAGATGGTGAAGAATGTTCTAGAACAATGCAAGTCCTGTCAGGGCTGCCCCAAGGAACCAGGGTCCCCTGGTGTCCACAGGGCATCCAGTGGTGCGGGCCTGCCGGACACCGAGGAGCCCTCCTGCCTGGATGTAGGAGATGACTGGGCTGACCCGGAGGCCCTGGGCTCGCAGCTGCTGTTCCTGGACGCACCCGGGTTCCAGGCCGGTTTCCAGGGCCTGTACGACCTCTCCCCTCCCGCGCTGAGTGGCGTGTTCGGCGGCTTCAGTGACGAGGAGGAGCTGGTCAGGTGGCTGGCCGAGGCCCGCGGGGTGGCCAAAAAAGCCGGGCTGCCCATGGCCCTGGCCAGGCTCTGCTTCCTGCTGGGACGGCTGTGCGTGCGGCAGCTGAAGCTGTCCCAGGCCCGCGTGTACTTCGAGGAAGCCCTGGGGGTGCTCGGGGGCCGCTTCGGGGACCTGGTCCTGGTGGCGGCCGTGTACACCAGCCTGGCCTCGGTCCACCTGCGGCAGAAGAGCAAGGAGAAGTGCGCACAGGTGGTGCCCAAGGCCCTGGCCCTGCTCCTGGGGACGCCCAGCCACGGCGGCAGCTCCGAGGCCGGCTCCGGCCTCCTGAGCCTGGCCCTGCGGAGGGCCATCGGCAGCCGCAGCCCTCAGGCCGAGGCCCGCGCCTGCTTCTTGCTGGCCAAGCACCATGCCCGCCTCAAGCAGCCAGAGGAGGCCCTGCCCTTCCTGGagaggctgctactgctgctacccGGGGCGGCGGGGACCCCGGGCGCCTCCTGGCCCATGGACTGCTACCTGCTGCTGGGAGGCATCTACAGCCAAAGGTGCCTGCCGCACCTGGCGCTGAGCTGCATCAGAGTGGCCTCACTGAGGGCACAGGGCTCGCTGCGCAGCGCACTCCGGAGCGCGGCCCTGGTCCTGCAGAACAGCCCGCGGCTCCCCGTCCTGCCCGCCCAGCTGGCTCACTACCTCCGGCGGGCGCTGGCCTCCCCGGCCTCCGGCTCCGGGCGGGCCCTACATGGCCCCGTCTACGCCAGCCTGGCCCAGCTGTACAGCCAGCATGGGTGGCAGGGCAGGGCCATCGCCTTCATGGTGCAGGCCGTGGAGACAGACGCCCGGCTGGGTGGCCGCACCGTCGTGGACCACCTGGTGGCCCTGGCCTGGCTGCACGTCCTTCACAGGCAGAGCCCAGCAGCCCTGGGCATCCTGGAGTCCCTCCTGGAGGCGGCGGTGGCCACCCCGGACCAGGAGGGCCTGATTGCCAACATGACGGCTGTCGCCCTGAAGAGGACCGGCAGGACCCGGCGGGCGGCCGAGGGCTACTACCGCGCCCTGAGGGTGGCCCGGCGCCTGGGCCGCCCGCGGAATGAGGCGGTGGTCCTGGCCAACTTCGGGGCCCTGTGTCTGCAGACCGGCGCCGGCGGGCTGGCCCAGCACTACCTCCTGGAGGCCGTGAAGCTCTTCTCGCGGCTGCCTGGCAGGGAGGGCGGCCCGGACTTCACCCGGGTGCTGCTACGGCTGGGGGACCTGTGCACCCGCAGGGCGCTCGCCCGGCAGGCCAGGTGCTACTACGAGTGGGCCTTTCTGGTTGCCGTGGAGATGGACCACTGGGAGA GCCAGCTGCTCGCCGTCCAGCGGCTCTGTCACTTCTACGGCACGGTCGTGCCCAACGAGGCCCGGTGCGTCGTCTACCACGAGTTCCAGCTCTCGCTGGCCCGCAGGGCGAACGACAAGGTGCTGGAGGGGCAGCTCCTGGAGGCCATAAGCCAGCTCTACCTGTCCCTGGGCACCGAGCG GGCCTACAGGTCCGCCCTGGAGTACACCAAGCGCAGCCTGGGGGTTTTCATCGACCTGCTGAAGAAGGACAAGGAGGCGCACGCCTGGCTGCAGGCGGGGAGGATCTACTACGCGCTGCGGCAGAGCGAGCTGGTGGACCTGTACATCCAGGCTGCGCAGAACGCCGCCCTGTACACGGGGGACCCCGGCCTGGGGCTGCAGCTCTTCGAGGAGGCCGGAGACATCTTCTTCAACGGGGCCTGGGACCGCGAGAAAGCAGTGTCCTTCTACCGG GACCGGGCACTGCCCCTGGCGGTGTCCACGGGGAGCCGGGAGGCCGAGCTGAGGCTCTGCAACAAGCTGTCTGCGCTGCTGGCTGAGATGGAGACGCCCCAGGAGGGCCTGGAGTTCGCCCACACAGCCCTGGCGCTCAGCCTCACCCTGG GGGATCGGCTGAACCAGCGGGTGGCCTGTCACCGGCTGGCCGCCCTGCACCACCGGCTGGGCCACAGCGAGCTGGCGGAGCACTTCTACCTCAAGGCGCTGTCGCTCTGCACCTCGCCACTGGAGTTCGACGAGGAGCCCCTGTACTACGTGAAGGTGTACCTGGCGCTTGGCGACATCATCTTCTACGACCTCAAG GACCCGCTGGACGCGGCCGGGTACTACCAGCTAGCGCTGGCGGCAGCCGTGGACCTGGGCAGCAAGCGGGCCCAGATGAAGCTCTGCGCGCGCCTGGCCTCCGTCTACCACCACTCCCTCCTCGACCGCGAGATGTCCCTCTTCTTCTACCAGAAGGCGCGGGCCTTCGCCACCGAGCTCAGCGTCCGCCGGGGCCACCTGGTCCCCGGGCCCCCATCCTGA
- the SH3TC1 gene encoding SH3 domain and tetratricopeptide repeat-containing protein 1 isoform X2 — translation MEGPAEPAPRGKGPVGPSGSSGNCGVREAAKSTSVIWEQPQPKEAKATVRGDLTLQLLAVRRKSGLPDPNLQQALRGRLRLLENESCEVARALGELSARLLSIHSDQDRMVVTFKTFEEIWKFSTYHALGFTHHCLENLLMDQAFWLLEPDEDQETAIQVQVDADALRLAYESLLVQEGPFFVLCPDHHVRVRNGPQPLKRPPRGPQADAATALDPSAPSPGTSSEEEGAAAATLEPLIPFHQWALRVPKDSVNDPLGGPVAPDVQLMATGQALAVADCQGSGPEEMTFRSGDHIEILGAQVPGLPWCLGRHAASGQVGFVRTSLIRVQGQASDLENVIFLSEEERSFFSREGRFSEEEARQLLRRTSSTNVCTVYSLDTSEEAETQQQQEEKEMSPPCLNPEPQEILQMVKNVLEQCKSCQGCPKEPGSPGVHRASSGAGLPDTEEPSCLDVGDDWADPEALGSQLLFLDAPGFQAGFQGLYDLSPPALSGVFGGFSDEEELVRWLAEARGVAKKAGLPMALARLCFLLGRLCVRQLKLSQARVYFEEALGVLGGRFGDLVLVAAVYTSLASVHLRQKSKEKCAQVVPKALALLLGTPSHGGSSEAGSGLLSLALRRAIGSRSPQAEARACFLLAKHHARLKQPEEALPFLERLLLLLPGAAGTPGASWPMDCYLLLGGIYSQRCLPHLALSCIRVASLRAQGSLRSALRSAALVLQNSPRLPVLPAQLAHYLRRALASPASGSGRALHGPVYASLAQLYSQHGWQGRAIAFMVQAVETDARLGGRTVVDHLVALAWLHVLHRQSPAALGILESLLEAAVATPDQEGLIANMTAVALKRTGRTRRAAEGYYRALRVARRLGRPRNEAVVLANFGALCLQTGAGGLAQHYLLEAVKLFSRLPGREGGPDFTRVLLRLGDLCTRRALARQARCYYEWAFLVAVEMDHWESQLLAVQRLCHFYGTVVPNEARCVVYHEFQLSLARRANDKVLEGQLLEAISQLYLSLGTERAYRSALEYTKRSLGVFIDLLKKDKEAHAWLQAGRIYYALRQSELVDLYIQAAQNAALYTGDPGLGLQLFEEAGDIFFNGAWDREKAVSFYRDRALPLAVSTGSREAELRLCNKLSALLAEMETPQEGLEFAHTALALSLTLGDRLNQRVACHRLAALHHRLGHSELAEHFYLKALSLCTSPLEFDEEPLYYVKVYLALGDIIFYDLKDPLDAAGYYQLALAAAVDLGSKRAQMKLCARLASVYHHSLLDREMSLFFYQKARAFATELSVRRGHLVPGPPS, via the exons ACCTGACCTTGCAGCTGCTGGCGGTGCGGCGAAAGAGCGGGCTGCCCGACCCCAACCTGCAACAGGCCCTACGGGGCCGGCTCCGCCTGCTGGAGAATGAGAGCTGCGAGGTGGCCCGTGCCCTCGGG GAGCTGTCGGCCAGGCTGCTGTCCATCCACAGTGACCAGGACCGGATGGTGGTGACATTTAAGACGTTTGAAGAAATCTGGAAGTTTTCCACCTACCACGCTCTCG GCTTCACTCATCACTGCCTGGAGAACCTGCTCATGGACCAGGCCTTCTGGCTGCTCGAGCCTGACGAGGACCAGGAGACGGCCATCCAGGTCCAGGTGGATGCGGACGCCTTGAGGCTGGCGTACGAGAGCCTCCTCGTCCAGGAAG GGCCTTTCTTCGTCCTGTGTCCTGACCACCACGTGAGAGTGAGGAATGGCCCCCAGCCCCTCAAGCGGCCTCCGAGGGGTCCTCAGGCAGACGCGGCCACTGCACTGGACCCTTCAGCCCCGAGTCCCGGCACGTCCtcggaggaggagggggcagcgGCGGCCACTCTGGAGCCGTTGATTCCGTTCCATCA GTGGGCGCTCAGGGTCCCCAAGGACTCCGTCAATGACCCCCTGGGTGGACCCGTGGCGCCGGACGTCCAGCTGATGG CCACAGGCCAGGCCTTGGCCGTAGCGGACTGCCAGGGCTCAGGGCCCGAAGAGATGACCTTCCGAAGCGGCGACCACATTGAGATCCTGGGCGCTCAGGTGCCCGGCCTGCCCTGGTGCCTGGGCCGGCACGCGGCCTCTGGCCAGGTCGGGTTTGTGCGGACGAGCCTCATCCGTGTGCAGGGCCAGGCGTCTGA cttggaaaatgtgatttttctcaGTGAAGAAGAAAGGTCTTTCTTTAGCCGTGAAGGACGCTTTTCCGAGGAGGAGGCCAGGCAGCTGCTGAGAAGGACATCCAGCACGAATGTCTGCACGGTGTACAGCCTGG ACACATCAGAAGAAGCtgagacgcagcagcagcaggaagaaaaaG AAATGTCCCCGCCTTGCCTGAACCCAGAGCCACAGGAGATCCTGCAGATGGTGAAGAATGTTCTAGAACAATGCAAGTCCTGTCAGGGCTGCCCCAAGGAACCAGGGTCCCCTGGTGTCCACAGGGCATCCAGTGGTGCGGGCCTGCCGGACACCGAGGAGCCCTCCTGCCTGGATGTAGGAGATGACTGGGCTGACCCGGAGGCCCTGGGCTCGCAGCTGCTGTTCCTGGACGCACCCGGGTTCCAGGCCGGTTTCCAGGGCCTGTACGACCTCTCCCCTCCCGCGCTGAGTGGCGTGTTCGGCGGCTTCAGTGACGAGGAGGAGCTGGTCAGGTGGCTGGCCGAGGCCCGCGGGGTGGCCAAAAAAGCCGGGCTGCCCATGGCCCTGGCCAGGCTCTGCTTCCTGCTGGGACGGCTGTGCGTGCGGCAGCTGAAGCTGTCCCAGGCCCGCGTGTACTTCGAGGAAGCCCTGGGGGTGCTCGGGGGCCGCTTCGGGGACCTGGTCCTGGTGGCGGCCGTGTACACCAGCCTGGCCTCGGTCCACCTGCGGCAGAAGAGCAAGGAGAAGTGCGCACAGGTGGTGCCCAAGGCCCTGGCCCTGCTCCTGGGGACGCCCAGCCACGGCGGCAGCTCCGAGGCCGGCTCCGGCCTCCTGAGCCTGGCCCTGCGGAGGGCCATCGGCAGCCGCAGCCCTCAGGCCGAGGCCCGCGCCTGCTTCTTGCTGGCCAAGCACCATGCCCGCCTCAAGCAGCCAGAGGAGGCCCTGCCCTTCCTGGagaggctgctactgctgctacccGGGGCGGCGGGGACCCCGGGCGCCTCCTGGCCCATGGACTGCTACCTGCTGCTGGGAGGCATCTACAGCCAAAGGTGCCTGCCGCACCTGGCGCTGAGCTGCATCAGAGTGGCCTCACTGAGGGCACAGGGCTCGCTGCGCAGCGCACTCCGGAGCGCGGCCCTGGTCCTGCAGAACAGCCCGCGGCTCCCCGTCCTGCCCGCCCAGCTGGCTCACTACCTCCGGCGGGCGCTGGCCTCCCCGGCCTCCGGCTCCGGGCGGGCCCTACATGGCCCCGTCTACGCCAGCCTGGCCCAGCTGTACAGCCAGCATGGGTGGCAGGGCAGGGCCATCGCCTTCATGGTGCAGGCCGTGGAGACAGACGCCCGGCTGGGTGGCCGCACCGTCGTGGACCACCTGGTGGCCCTGGCCTGGCTGCACGTCCTTCACAGGCAGAGCCCAGCAGCCCTGGGCATCCTGGAGTCCCTCCTGGAGGCGGCGGTGGCCACCCCGGACCAGGAGGGCCTGATTGCCAACATGACGGCTGTCGCCCTGAAGAGGACCGGCAGGACCCGGCGGGCGGCCGAGGGCTACTACCGCGCCCTGAGGGTGGCCCGGCGCCTGGGCCGCCCGCGGAATGAGGCGGTGGTCCTGGCCAACTTCGGGGCCCTGTGTCTGCAGACCGGCGCCGGCGGGCTGGCCCAGCACTACCTCCTGGAGGCCGTGAAGCTCTTCTCGCGGCTGCCTGGCAGGGAGGGCGGCCCGGACTTCACCCGGGTGCTGCTACGGCTGGGGGACCTGTGCACCCGCAGGGCGCTCGCCCGGCAGGCCAGGTGCTACTACGAGTGGGCCTTTCTGGTTGCCGTGGAGATGGACCACTGGGAGA GCCAGCTGCTCGCCGTCCAGCGGCTCTGTCACTTCTACGGCACGGTCGTGCCCAACGAGGCCCGGTGCGTCGTCTACCACGAGTTCCAGCTCTCGCTGGCCCGCAGGGCGAACGACAAGGTGCTGGAGGGGCAGCTCCTGGAGGCCATAAGCCAGCTCTACCTGTCCCTGGGCACCGAGCG GGCCTACAGGTCCGCCCTGGAGTACACCAAGCGCAGCCTGGGGGTTTTCATCGACCTGCTGAAGAAGGACAAGGAGGCGCACGCCTGGCTGCAGGCGGGGAGGATCTACTACGCGCTGCGGCAGAGCGAGCTGGTGGACCTGTACATCCAGGCTGCGCAGAACGCCGCCCTGTACACGGGGGACCCCGGCCTGGGGCTGCAGCTCTTCGAGGAGGCCGGAGACATCTTCTTCAACGGGGCCTGGGACCGCGAGAAAGCAGTGTCCTTCTACCGG GACCGGGCACTGCCCCTGGCGGTGTCCACGGGGAGCCGGGAGGCCGAGCTGAGGCTCTGCAACAAGCTGTCTGCGCTGCTGGCTGAGATGGAGACGCCCCAGGAGGGCCTGGAGTTCGCCCACACAGCCCTGGCGCTCAGCCTCACCCTGG GGGATCGGCTGAACCAGCGGGTGGCCTGTCACCGGCTGGCCGCCCTGCACCACCGGCTGGGCCACAGCGAGCTGGCGGAGCACTTCTACCTCAAGGCGCTGTCGCTCTGCACCTCGCCACTGGAGTTCGACGAGGAGCCCCTGTACTACGTGAAGGTGTACCTGGCGCTTGGCGACATCATCTTCTACGACCTCAAG GACCCGCTGGACGCGGCCGGGTACTACCAGCTAGCGCTGGCGGCAGCCGTGGACCTGGGCAGCAAGCGGGCCCAGATGAAGCTCTGCGCGCGCCTGGCCTCCGTCTACCACCACTCCCTCCTCGACCGCGAGATGTCCCTCTTCTTCTACCAGAAGGCGCGGGCCTTCGCCACCGAGCTCAGCGTCCGCCGGGGCCACCTGGTCCCCGGGCCCCCATCCTGA